The following proteins are encoded in a genomic region of Zea mays cultivar B73 chromosome 9, Zm-B73-REFERENCE-NAM-5.0, whole genome shotgun sequence:
- the LOC100383811 gene encoding Probable galacturonosyltransferase 9 precursor, which produces MAGGRAFRPSAPRRAAFAALLTLLLLAGLSFLLSSTPTSSARSSSPPSARLAAVRRHAADHAAVLAAYAAHARKLKEDSAAQSLSFSSLSSDLSALSARLASHLSSSLPEDALRPLEKEARERIKFARGLAADAKEGFDTQSKIHKLSDTVFAVGEQLSRARRAGRMSSRIAADSTPKSLHCLAMRLLEARLANPTAFADDPDPSPEFDDPALYHYAIFSDNVLAISVVVASAARAAADPSRHVFHVVTAPMYLPAFRVWFARRPPPLGVHVQLLAHSDFPFLNATNSPVVRQIDAGNRDVELLDYLRFYLPDMFPSLRRVVLLEDDVVVQKDLAALWQVDLDGKVNGAVETCFGGFRRYRKYLNFTQPIVRDRFKPNACAWAYGVNVFDLETWRRDGCTELFHQYMEMNEDGELWDPTSILTAGLMSFYGNTKPLDKSWHVMGLGYNPSISPEAIRSAAVVHFDGNMKPWLDVAMNQYKALWTKYVDTEMEFLTRCNFGL; this is translated from the exons ATGGCCGGCGGCCGCGCATTCCGGCCGTCCGCCCCGCGCCGCGCGGCGTTCGCGGCTCTGCTCACGCTCCTCCTCCTCGCGGGACTCTCTTTCCTCCTCTCTTCCACGCCCACCTCGTCGGCCCGTTCCTCGTCCCCGCCGTCCGCGCGCCTCGCCGCCGTCCGCCGCCAcgcggccgaccacgcggccgtcCTTGCCGCGTACGCCGCGCACGCACGGAAGCTCAAGGAGGACTCCGCAGCGCAGTCGCTCTCGTTCTCGTCCCTCTCCTCCGACCTCTCCGCGCTCTCCGCCCGCCTTGCCTCCCACCTCTCCTCCTCACTCCCCGAGGACGCGCTCAGGCCCCTCGAAAAGGAGGCCCGCGAGCGCATCAAGTTCGCGCGCGGCCTCGCCGCTGACGCCAAGGAGGGCTTCGACACTCAGTCCAAGATCCACAAGCTCTCCGACACCGTCTTCGCCGTCGGCGAGCAGCTCTCTCGCGCGCGCCGCGCGGGGCGCATGTCCTCCCGCATCGCTGCGGACTCCACCCCCAAGTCGCTCCACTGCCTCGCCATGCGCCTCCTCGAGGCCCGCCTCGCCAACCCCACCGCATTCGCAGACGATCCCGACCCGTCCCCCGAGTTCGATGACCCCGCGTTGTACCATTACGCCATCTTTTCCGACAACGtgctcgccatctccgtcgtggtGGCCTCGGCTGCACGCGCCGCGGCCGACCCCTCGCGCCACGTCTTCCATGTGGTCACCGCGCCCATGTACCTGCCTGCATTCCGGGTCTGGTTCGCGCGGCGCCCGCCGCCGCTTGGCGTGCACGTCCAGCTCCTTGCTCACTCCGACTTTCCGTTCCTCAATGCCACCAACTCGCCCGTGGTCAGGCAGATCGACGCCGGCAACAGGGACGTCGAGTTGCTGGATTACCTGAGGTTCTACCTCCCAGATATGTTCCCGTCGCTGCGGAGGGTAGTGCTTTTGGAGGACGATGTGGTGGTACAGAAGGATTTGGCAGCGCTTTGGCAGGTCGACTTGGACGGGAAGGTGAATGGCGCCGTGGAGACGTGCTTCGGGGGGTTTCGGAGGTACAGGAAGTATCTCAACTTTACGCAGCCCATTGTGCGGGATCGATTCAAGCCCAATGCCTGTGCATGGGCATATGGCGTAAATGTGTTCGACCTTGAGACATGGCGGCGGGATGGTTGCACAGAATTGTTCCATCAGTATATGGAAATG AATGAGGATGGCGAGCTGTGGGATCCTACATCCATTCTAACAGCTGGGCTGATGTCCTTTTACGGCAATACCAAGCCACTGGATAAGTCATGGCATGTAATGGGTCTTGGCTATAATCCAAGCATCAGCCCTGAGGCAATCCGTAGTGCTGCAGTGGTACACTTTGATGGGAACATGAAGCCCTGGCTTGATGTCGCTATGAACCAATACAAGGCCCTGTGGACAAAGTATGTGGACACCGAAATGGAGTTCCTAACACGCTGTAACTTTGGCCTTTGA
- the LOC100272279 gene encoding uncharacterized protein LOC100272279: MASSRSLHSSDLAHGGSPCSAPPRARYAVRPALCCCSSVLCHGARPRRSAFCLFVLAPASTPSSRRYPAREFLLRTMVLASLLFQLAPFASRPSSNPWRSAPTLHGPGRQHRVCGRRPDSRHSLLGHGNWPPRPCFRLPVLPWSPAPPRTCHVRCRSLISYLPWTAPRRPITAARRGTLVFVVDFRSSPTFVSPSSFGRLASMLAPT; this comes from the coding sequence ATGGCGTCCAGTCGCTCGCTCCACAGCTCAGATCTTGCCCATGGCGGCTCCCCCTGCTCGGCACCGCCTCGAGCTCGCTATGCCGTGCGCCCTGCTCTCTGTTGCTGCTCGTCGGTGCTCTGCCATGGAGCTCGCCCGCGACGCTCGGCGTTCTGTCTGTTCGTGCTTGCCCCTGCGTCAACCCCATCATCACGCCGGTATCCTGCTCGTGAGTTTCTCCTGCGCACTATGGTGCTGGCCAGTCTTCTCTTCCAGCTCGCTCCCTTCGCTAGCCGTCCTAGCTCCAATCCATGGCGCTCGGCACCTACACTCCATGGTCCTGGGCGACAACACAGAGTGTGTGGTCGCCGACCCGACAGCCGCCATTCCCTGCTCGGTCATGGCAACTGGCCACCGCGCCCCTGCTTCCGGCTCCCTGTCCTCCCATGGAGCCCAGCGCCGCCTCGAACCTGCCATGTCCGTTGCAGGTCGTTGATCTCCTATTTGCCCTGGACAGCGCCTCGACGCCCCATCACAGCAGCCCGTCGTGGAACTCTAGTGTTTGTCGTTGATTTCCGGTCATCTCCGACCTTTGTCTCGCCATCGTCGTTCGGTCGCCTCGCCTCGATGCTAGCTCCTACATGA